Proteins co-encoded in one Candidatus Angelobacter sp. genomic window:
- the zwf gene encoding glucose-6-phosphate dehydrogenase codes for MEQADHLDELLASRLEFGRKAVEPCTIIIFGASGDLTARKLIPAFYHLCREKQLPAPFRIIGFARRDKTDDAWRQELRAALEQFSRTKPIDEAVWKEFAACVTYCRGDISDPAAYKKLADQLASFNDEKLRRNLLFYLAISPSQFGEAVENLHQAGLLRKEDGQAPDQRVVVEKPFGHDLASAHKLNAELTRFVHEKQIFRIDHYLGKETVQNILMFRFSNSIFEQLWNRQSVDHVQITVSEKLGVGTRGGYYEEAGALRDMVQNHLLQVLSLVAMEPPVTLEAEAIRDEKVKLLKSIRPIDPGQVDANIVRGQYTAGEIDGQPRPAYRHEPKVRPDSTVETYVAMRLLVDNWRWSNIPFYLRTGKNLPASASEVRVQFRAAPHVLFAAQCGGRLDANAITLRLQPDEGIYLRFNGKVPGTSMGIRPVRMHFSYDTEFGAYTPEAYERLLLEAIAGDATLFIRRDEVETAWSIVDPIR; via the coding sequence ATGGAACAAGCGGACCATCTGGATGAATTACTGGCCAGCCGGCTGGAGTTTGGCCGCAAGGCCGTCGAGCCATGTACGATCATCATTTTTGGCGCGAGCGGCGATTTGACGGCCCGCAAGCTCATTCCCGCCTTCTACCACCTTTGCCGGGAAAAGCAGTTGCCCGCGCCGTTTCGGATCATCGGTTTCGCGCGGCGCGACAAAACCGACGACGCCTGGCGGCAGGAACTGCGCGCCGCGCTGGAACAGTTCTCGCGGACCAAGCCGATTGACGAAGCGGTGTGGAAGGAGTTTGCGGCCTGCGTCACCTATTGCCGGGGTGACATTTCAGATCCGGCGGCCTACAAGAAACTGGCCGACCAACTGGCATCCTTCAACGACGAAAAGCTGCGCCGCAATCTCCTGTTTTACCTCGCCATCTCACCCAGCCAGTTCGGAGAGGCGGTGGAGAATCTGCACCAGGCCGGCCTGTTGCGGAAGGAGGACGGCCAGGCGCCCGATCAGCGGGTTGTGGTGGAGAAACCATTCGGCCATGACCTTGCCTCGGCGCACAAATTGAACGCCGAACTCACCCGCTTCGTCCACGAAAAACAAATCTTCCGCATTGACCATTACCTCGGCAAGGAAACGGTCCAGAACATTTTGATGTTCCGTTTCTCGAACTCCATCTTCGAGCAACTCTGGAACCGGCAGTCGGTGGATCATGTGCAGATCACCGTCAGCGAAAAGCTCGGCGTCGGCACGCGGGGCGGCTACTACGAGGAAGCCGGCGCGCTGCGCGACATGGTGCAGAACCACCTGCTGCAGGTGCTCTCGCTGGTGGCGATGGAACCGCCGGTGACGCTCGAAGCCGAGGCCATTCGCGACGAAAAGGTCAAACTGCTCAAGTCCATCCGGCCGATCGACCCCGGCCAGGTTGACGCGAACATCGTCCGCGGCCAGTACACGGCGGGCGAAATTGACGGCCAGCCACGTCCGGCCTACCGCCACGAACCGAAGGTCAGACCCGATTCCACCGTGGAAACCTACGTCGCGATGCGCCTGCTGGTGGACAACTGGCGCTGGTCGAACATCCCGTTTTACCTCCGCACCGGGAAGAACCTGCCCGCGAGCGCGAGCGAAGTGCGCGTGCAATTCCGGGCCGCGCCGCATGTGCTGTTTGCCGCGCAATGCGGCGGCCGGCTCGACGCGAACGCGATTACGCTGCGCCTCCAACCCGACGAGGGGATTTATCTGCGGTTCAACGGCAAGGTGCCCGGCACGAGCATGGGAATCCGCCCGGTGCGAATGCATTTCAGCTACGACACCGAGTTCGGCGCCTACACCCCGGAGGCGTACGAGCGGCTGTTGCTCGAAGCCATCGCCGGTGACGCCACCCTCTTCATCCGCCGTGACGAGGTGGAGACAGCCTGGAGCATCGTGGACCCGATCCGCCA
- a CDS encoding O-antigen ligase family protein, translating to MEPPGHARHSHSRRDSRPHTPRAFRICDGLTEAVLYFMVVFSPWALGTTDRWAIWTMNIAGYVLGVLLLSKWLICRRTGHRPARWGADREREERKTEGGTGDAGNAEDRDEERAAGSATATRRAASGFFTTALAVFTAVILGWCLVSAINARSTFFFRQMAFVPRDYIAWLPHSYDSWATWQAFWMYLGLALTFWAARDWLPGRTAQERREARETGATGGDFVLPTRLRRLLWVLCLNGALLALEGILQRLSGTGKLLWLWQPRINRTAEVQFGPYAYRSNAAQYLNLLWPVCLGFWWALRRDRRNSAQAGARVGGGPHVLLLPCAVLMAAAPIISTSRGGAIVAAGGMFAAFVPLMLAQRKGHWLARLGITFLFAAALGIAGYLGWEKLAPRLKTIFSDELSGRVELYRNAAQMARDFPVLGTGPGTFPWLYQLYRAGPAQVWEAYAHNDWLETRITFGGVGFAIILAALLTVLARWFGGGGITAHWLLVSFIWLALAGCLVHARFDFPFQIYSVLSLFLLLCAILFCLSRKP from the coding sequence ATGGAACCACCCGGACACGCGCGGCATTCGCACTCACGGCGCGATTCGCGCCCGCACACCCCCCGCGCCTTCCGGATCTGCGACGGTCTCACCGAGGCGGTGCTCTATTTCATGGTTGTTTTTTCGCCGTGGGCGCTGGGCACCACGGATCGATGGGCCATCTGGACGATGAACATCGCCGGTTACGTGCTCGGCGTTTTGCTGCTGTCGAAATGGTTGATCTGCCGGCGCACGGGCCATCGGCCGGCGCGCTGGGGAGCGGACAGGGAACGTGAAGAAAGGAAAACAGAAGGCGGGACCGGGGACGCGGGAAACGCTGAAGATCGAGACGAAGAACGGGCGGCGGGAAGCGCAACGGCAACGAGGCGCGCGGCCTCAGGTTTTTTTACAACCGCGTTGGCCGTATTCACGGCGGTGATCCTGGGATGGTGCCTCGTCAGCGCCATCAACGCCCGATCGACATTTTTCTTCCGGCAAATGGCGTTCGTGCCGCGCGATTACATCGCCTGGCTGCCGCACAGTTACGACAGCTGGGCCACGTGGCAGGCATTTTGGATGTATCTCGGCCTCGCCCTCACGTTCTGGGCCGCGCGCGACTGGCTGCCGGGCAGGACCGCGCAGGAGCGGCGCGAGGCGCGGGAAACCGGCGCGACCGGCGGGGACTTTGTGCTGCCGACGCGGTTGCGACGCCTGCTCTGGGTCCTCTGCCTTAACGGCGCCCTGCTCGCGCTCGAGGGCATTCTCCAGCGATTGTCCGGGACCGGAAAACTGCTCTGGCTGTGGCAACCGCGCATCAACCGCACGGCGGAAGTCCAGTTCGGTCCCTACGCCTACCGGTCGAACGCGGCCCAGTACCTCAACCTGCTGTGGCCCGTCTGCCTCGGATTCTGGTGGGCCCTGCGGCGCGACCGGCGGAATTCCGCGCAAGCGGGCGCGCGGGTGGGCGGCGGCCCGCACGTGCTCTTGCTTCCGTGCGCCGTGCTGATGGCCGCTGCGCCGATCATCTCGACGAGCCGGGGCGGCGCGATCGTGGCCGCGGGCGGCATGTTCGCCGCGTTCGTGCCGTTGATGCTCGCGCAGCGAAAGGGACACTGGCTGGCGCGCTTGGGAATCACTTTTTTGTTCGCGGCCGCGCTGGGAATAGCGGGCTATCTCGGCTGGGAAAAACTCGCGCCGCGTCTGAAGACGATTTTTTCCGATGAACTGAGCGGGCGCGTCGAACTCTACCGGAACGCGGCGCAGATGGCGCGGGATTTTCCCGTGCTGGGCACGGGTCCGGGGACATTTCCCTGGCTCTACCAGCTTTACCGGGCCGGACCGGCCCAGGTCTGGGAGGCGTATGCCCACAACGACTGGCTGGAAACGCGCATCACCTTTGGCGGCGTGGGCTTCGCGATCATTCTCGCGGCGTTACTGACGGTGCTGGCGCGCTGGTTTGGCGGCGGCGGCATTACCGCGCACTGGCTGCTGGTTTCGTTCATCTGGCTCGCGCTGGCCGGCTGCCTGGTCCATGCGCGATTCGATTTTCCGTTCCAGATTTACTCGGTCCTTTCGCTCTTTCTTTTGCTGTGCGCCATCCTGTTCTGTCTGTCGCGGAAACCCTGA
- a CDS encoding methyltransferase domain-containing protein encodes MPILNENYWEERYRTGDMPWEKGEGSPGLVDFLATHPELTRGNVCVPGCGTGHDVRTWAAAGFDAFGCDLAPSAIQLANERTAAAGLKARFEIEDFLKDKPPVLFDWVFEHTLFCAIDPRDRDDYARAVLRWLKPDGHYLAVNYLIPDEDGPPFGTTRDELVRRLSPQFELLSDWVPRSYPNRTGLERMFWWKRKKEGGIRL; translated from the coding sequence ATGCCAATCCTGAACGAGAACTATTGGGAAGAACGATACCGGACCGGAGACATGCCCTGGGAAAAAGGCGAGGGGTCGCCGGGCCTGGTGGACTTCCTCGCCACGCATCCGGAGCTGACTCGCGGGAACGTCTGCGTGCCGGGTTGCGGCACGGGTCACGACGTTCGCACCTGGGCGGCGGCGGGGTTCGACGCGTTCGGTTGCGACCTCGCTCCGTCGGCGATCCAGCTGGCGAACGAGCGGACGGCGGCCGCCGGATTGAAGGCGCGGTTTGAAATTGAAGACTTTCTCAAGGACAAGCCGCCGGTGTTGTTCGACTGGGTGTTCGAGCACACGTTGTTTTGCGCCATTGATCCGCGCGATCGCGATGATTACGCGAGGGCCGTGCTGCGCTGGTTGAAACCGGACGGTCACTATCTCGCGGTGAACTATCTGATACCTGACGAGGACGGCCCCCCGTTCGGCACGACGCGGGACGAGTTGGTGAGACGCTTGTCGCCGCAATTCGAGCTGTTGAGCGACTGGGTGCCGCGTTCGTATCCGAACCGGACCGGGTTGGAACGGATGTTTTGGTGGAAACGGAAGAAAGAGGGCGGCATCCGGTTGTAA
- a CDS encoding exosortase/archaeosortase family protein, producing the protein MSQSSRLPLLGLLPSALAVVWLVARARWFWSHNPELQIGWVVLLLSGYLLFEAWEKRPAPLFRWSAAGAALVLAGLGTLFFAQLYQAAFGVTTEGMSLLGIGVMLFVAGNVHYVFGRAGIACFAFGCAFLLLALPVPDTIYFPLVSGLQSKVAAANVTLLNLVGIPAEQTGSAIRLPRCVVGIDEACSGVRSLQSATMATLFIGYLTLRKKSLQAALLGLGILAAIVGNLIRSFFLSYTANAKGAAAIQSYHDAAGWSILAFTALAVALFAWLLGKLEKYLARLPN; encoded by the coding sequence ATGTCCCAATCCTCCAGACTACCGCTCCTCGGGCTGCTGCCGTCCGCGCTCGCGGTGGTCTGGCTGGTCGCGCGCGCGCGCTGGTTCTGGAGCCACAACCCGGAACTCCAGATCGGCTGGGTCGTGTTGTTGCTGTCCGGTTACCTGCTTTTTGAAGCGTGGGAAAAACGGCCGGCTCCGCTCTTTCGCTGGAGCGCGGCCGGCGCGGCGCTTGTGTTGGCCGGGCTGGGAACACTTTTTTTTGCGCAGCTTTACCAGGCGGCCTTCGGCGTGACCACGGAAGGGATGAGCCTGCTGGGCATCGGCGTGATGCTGTTCGTCGCCGGGAACGTTCACTACGTTTTTGGCCGGGCGGGCATCGCCTGTTTCGCGTTCGGTTGCGCGTTCCTGCTGCTGGCGCTGCCGGTCCCCGACACGATTTATTTCCCGCTGGTCAGCGGTTTGCAGTCGAAGGTTGCGGCGGCGAACGTGACGTTGCTGAACCTGGTCGGCATTCCCGCCGAGCAAACCGGCAGCGCGATCCGGCTGCCCCGGTGCGTGGTGGGCATTGATGAGGCGTGCAGCGGCGTCCGCAGCCTGCAATCCGCGACCATGGCCACGCTGTTCATCGGTTATCTCACGTTGCGGAAAAAATCGCTGCAGGCGGCGTTGCTCGGGCTGGGAATCCTGGCGGCTATCGTCGGAAACCTGATCCGCTCGTTTTTTCTCAGCTACACGGCGAATGCGAAGGGCGCAGCGGCAATCCAGTCGTACCACGACGCGGCCGGGTGGTCGATTCTGGCGTTCACGGCGCTGGCGGTGGCGTTGTTCGCGTGGTTGTTAGGCAAGCTTGAAAAATATCTCGCCCGCCTGCCGAACTGA